From the Thermoanaerobaculia bacterium genome, one window contains:
- a CDS encoding response regulator encodes MTQATALHAAAAPLPNVLVVDDDQATRELLATVLSRSGCRVTCAEELEEAAAILEYRDYDALCVDLDLRGLSGLEGLELVGQAHHRWPQLNIVVQTGNGDPEVHRACFRFGARSVFVKGRPIVEFLHLIQPQKEEVASC; translated from the coding sequence ATGACCCAGGCAACCGCCCTTCACGCAGCCGCCGCTCCGCTACCGAACGTTCTGGTCGTCGACGACGATCAGGCGACCCGGGAGCTTCTGGCGACGGTACTCTCCCGTAGCGGTTGCCGGGTCACTTGTGCCGAAGAGCTCGAGGAGGCGGCCGCCATCCTCGAGTACCGCGACTACGACGCACTCTGTGTCGACCTCGACCTGCGCGGCCTCTCCGGCCTCGAAGGACTCGAGCTGGTCGGGCAGGCGCACCACCGCTGGCCCCAGCTCAACATCGTGGTCCAGACCGGCAACGGCGACCCCGAGGTTCATCGCGCCTGCTTCCGCTTCGGCGCGCGTTCCGTCTTCGTCAAGGGCCGCCCGATCGTCGAGTTCCTGCACCTGATCCAACCACAGAAGGAGGAGGTCGCGTCATGTTGA
- a CDS encoding EAL domain-containing protein yields the protein MLKSLMERVIEPGAITALFQPIVRILEGDSKIVAVEGLARGPRGSTLEAPDILFEFARRKNEESVVDRAAISSILREARKLPSDLALHLNVHASTLGRDGRFVDFLIKTSSSLGIELKRLTLEIVEHSNFVEEDNFLAALAELRAAGCSVALDDVGIGTSNFRMMLITRPTMLKIDRYLVTGIANDTYQQATMRAIRLLADQVHADLVAEGVETEEDLKALRTLGIEFAQGYLFSRPRAAEDLMATLLRPLQAVAPAAAIPASAPRAAAWSSHGGLSLVAQAS from the coding sequence ATGTTGAAGTCGCTGATGGAGCGTGTCATCGAGCCCGGAGCGATCACGGCGTTGTTCCAGCCGATCGTACGCATCCTCGAGGGCGACTCGAAGATCGTCGCCGTCGAGGGCCTGGCGCGCGGACCGAGGGGTTCGACGCTCGAGGCGCCCGACATTCTCTTCGAGTTCGCCCGGCGCAAGAACGAAGAGTCGGTCGTCGATCGGGCCGCGATCTCGTCCATCCTGCGCGAGGCGCGAAAGCTCCCCTCCGACCTCGCCCTGCACCTGAACGTCCACGCTTCGACGCTCGGTCGCGACGGGCGTTTCGTCGATTTCCTGATCAAGACCAGCTCGAGCCTCGGGATCGAGCTCAAGCGCCTCACGCTCGAGATCGTCGAGCACTCGAACTTCGTGGAGGAGGACAACTTCCTCGCCGCGCTCGCCGAGCTGCGCGCCGCCGGATGCAGTGTCGCCCTCGACGACGTCGGAATCGGTACCTCGAACTTCCGCATGATGCTGATCACGCGTCCGACGATGCTGAAGATCGACCGCTATCTGGTCACCGGCATCGCGAACGACACCTACCAGCAGGCGACGATGCGCGCCATTCGCCTGCTCGCCGATCAGGTGCACGCCGACCTGGTGGCCGAGGGTGTCGAGACCGAAGAGGACCTCAAGGCACTGCGCACCCTCGGCATCGAGTTCGCCCAGGGCTACCTGTTCTCGCGCCCGCGCGCCGCCGAAGACCTGATGGCGACCCTTCTGCGACCGCTCCAGGCGGTGGCCCCTGCGGCCGCGATCCCGGCGAGCGCTCCGCGCGCCGCGGCGTGGTCCAGCCATGGCGGCCTCTCTCTGGTGGCGCAGGCGAGCTGA
- a CDS encoding PAS domain-containing protein encodes MIESLWARRSKTSESSSESRQRRSGAAQKVRPGQGRKEPADPTACLQAMFASRNLLVAIKDLDGRYLEVNEAYAGALGLDPVAVRGRLDRDLLTPDVAGEMAQRERLAMRGVALKPGLEAFAADAPVYLVERLPILDSRGGLAAVCLIAMASPVVIGDAAVVERMPAVEAEAPSGPLPGNPPSPEGCAAETPPPGGWLRVSSASNQLEWDAALYRSLLSLFCQRYEGFGVRLAERLAAGEIGDLAKDLGRLASGARNLGAIPLAGLAAGLLAIVERGEIETLAGQLGQFRRALDATILVIECRIRSTAEPFEWPAAREAASGNGAFSATTLVSALAVA; translated from the coding sequence ATGATCGAAAGTCTCTGGGCGCGCCGCAGCAAGACCTCCGAATCCTCCAGCGAGAGTCGACAACGAAGATCTGGCGCGGCGCAGAAAGTCCGGCCCGGACAGGGCCGCAAGGAGCCGGCGGACCCGACGGCCTGCCTCCAGGCGATGTTCGCCTCCCGCAACCTCCTGGTCGCGATCAAGGATCTCGACGGGCGCTACCTCGAGGTCAACGAAGCCTACGCCGGCGCCCTGGGGCTCGACCCGGTGGCGGTACGTGGCCGGCTCGATCGCGACCTGCTCACTCCGGACGTCGCCGGCGAGATGGCCCAGCGCGAGCGTCTGGCGATGCGCGGCGTGGCGCTCAAGCCCGGTCTCGAGGCGTTTGCCGCCGACGCTCCCGTCTACCTGGTCGAGCGTCTGCCGATTCTCGACAGCCGGGGCGGGCTGGCTGCCGTCTGCCTGATCGCGATGGCATCTCCGGTGGTGATCGGGGATGCCGCAGTGGTGGAGAGGATGCCTGCCGTGGAGGCAGAAGCCCCATCCGGGCCGCTTCCCGGCAACCCGCCGTCACCCGAAGGCTGCGCAGCGGAGACGCCGCCGCCCGGCGGCTGGCTAAGGGTCTCCTCGGCTTCGAACCAGCTGGAGTGGGATGCTGCCCTCTACCGGTCGCTCCTGTCCCTGTTCTGCCAGCGCTACGAAGGCTTCGGCGTGCGGCTCGCCGAGCGCCTCGCCGCGGGCGAGATCGGAGATCTGGCGAAGGACCTCGGCCGGCTCGCCTCGGGAGCGCGCAACCTCGGCGCGATTCCTCTCGCCGGACTCGCGGCCGGGCTGCTGGCGATCGTCGAACGGGGCGAGATCGAAACCCTCGCCGGGCAACTCGGCCAGTTTCGCCGCGCTCTCGACGCGACGATCCTCGTCATCGAGTGCCGGATCCGCTCGACCGCCGAGCCTTTCGAGTGGCCGGCGGCCAGGGAGGCCGCCAGCGGAAACGGGGCGTTCAGCGCGACGACCCTGGTGTCCGCGCTCGCGGTCGCCTGA
- a CDS encoding response regulator, with protein MNEPPAAGNRLLVVDDEPAHRKMLARALQEAGFEVEEAAGGLEAIAAANLRPPDLVLLDIDMPGIDGYETCRRLKEQERFASTPVIFLSGLGDIEGKMKAFAAGGVDYVTKPFFLEEVRVRVATHLEIERLRRAAELHLRELDANLARLHEVEHFRHDLVHMVAHDMRSPLMAVSGYLELLDLDGDRLGEDHRDYVAQALDGARSLVRLVDAMLDTDRLESGKLPLQLADRDLRAILDLALASLGPASVRRLVLETATPGRIVVHADSEVLRRVIANLVANALRNSEDDAKVRIVASTHGARARLEVHDTGSAIPDDFRPRVFEKYATRAGDRGPHRRAVGLGLPFCRLAVEAHGGTIGFDSGAGGSTFWIELPTPESAAAPA; from the coding sequence GTGAACGAACCCCCCGCGGCCGGTAACCGCCTGCTCGTCGTCGACGACGAGCCCGCCCACCGGAAGATGCTCGCCCGCGCGCTGCAGGAAGCGGGCTTCGAGGTCGAGGAGGCGGCGGGCGGCCTCGAGGCGATTGCCGCGGCGAACCTGCGTCCTCCCGACCTGGTGCTCCTCGACATCGACATGCCGGGCATCGACGGCTACGAGACCTGCCGCCGGCTGAAGGAGCAAGAGCGGTTCGCCTCCACCCCGGTCATTTTCCTGTCCGGCCTCGGCGACATCGAAGGCAAGATGAAGGCCTTCGCCGCCGGCGGCGTCGACTACGTGACCAAGCCGTTCTTCCTCGAGGAGGTTCGGGTGCGTGTCGCAACCCACCTCGAGATCGAGCGCCTGCGCCGGGCGGCCGAGCTGCACCTGCGCGAGCTCGACGCGAACCTCGCGCGACTGCACGAGGTCGAGCACTTCCGGCACGACCTCGTGCACATGGTGGCCCACGACATGCGGTCGCCTCTCATGGCCGTGAGCGGCTACCTCGAACTTCTCGATCTCGACGGCGACCGGCTCGGCGAGGACCATCGCGACTACGTGGCACAGGCGCTCGACGGCGCCCGCAGCCTGGTTCGCCTGGTCGACGCGATGCTCGACACCGATCGCCTGGAGTCGGGCAAGCTCCCGCTTCAGCTCGCCGACCGGGACCTGCGTGCCATCCTCGACCTGGCGCTCGCTTCACTCGGCCCGGCGAGCGTCCGCCGGCTGGTCCTCGAAACGGCAACGCCAGGACGCATCGTCGTGCATGCCGACAGCGAGGTTCTGCGCCGCGTCATCGCCAACCTGGTTGCCAACGCGCTGCGCAACTCCGAGGACGACGCCAAGGTGCGCATCGTCGCTTCGACGCATGGCGCCCGCGCGCGACTCGAGGTACACGACACCGGCTCGGCCATTCCCGACGACTTTCGACCGCGGGTGTTCGAGAAGTACGCCACCCGCGCCGGCGACCGCGGCCCGCATCGGCGCGCGGTCGGCCTGGGCCTTCCCTTCTGCCGTCTGGCGGTGGAGGCTCACGGTGGCACGATCGGCTTCGACTCGGGCGCCGGCGGTTCGACCTTCTGGATCGAGCTGCCGACCCCAGAGTCGGCGGCCGCTCCCGCCTGA